The proteins below come from a single Streptomyces sp. MRC013 genomic window:
- a CDS encoding SMI1/KNR4 family protein has product MTTGRLGHQAAPPNAAYAGQLVHFPDPVRAARHPAGVRVDAEGFPDFSPYARAAAEVAEPPEGFGVDELRLTDHVSANAALKAAGHPLWDALPAVATPHGWTWHHVPRTRRMELVPVEVKALLRHHGGLATAAVDQGKRGTRPLQETRPAHFGLPRSAVSVTEAQLQGVEEDLGYRLPGPYRSFLKAAGGCAPVGVALDAELGLLVDQPFFTVRDEAGVNDLVYVNKCLRDHLTKDYLGVAFVQGGLLAVRTRGAGAGSVWFCPYDDARDGDGSAIGERMERLLLPCGADFDEFLLRLAGSPPELETVANLMVDGGFARAVPVTGEG; this is encoded by the coding sequence ATGACGACAGGTCGGCTCGGGCACCAAGCCGCGCCGCCGAACGCGGCCTACGCGGGACAGCTCGTGCACTTCCCGGACCCCGTCCGGGCCGCCCGCCACCCCGCGGGGGTGCGGGTGGACGCCGAGGGCTTCCCGGACTTCTCCCCGTACGCCCGCGCCGCCGCGGAGGTCGCCGAGCCGCCGGAGGGCTTCGGCGTGGACGAGCTGCGGCTGACCGACCACGTCTCCGCGAACGCCGCGCTCAAGGCCGCCGGCCACCCCCTGTGGGACGCGCTCCCGGCGGTCGCCACCCCGCACGGCTGGACCTGGCACCACGTTCCCCGCACCCGCCGCATGGAACTGGTCCCCGTCGAGGTGAAGGCGCTGCTGCGGCACCACGGCGGCCTCGCCACCGCGGCGGTCGACCAGGGCAAGCGGGGCACGCGGCCCCTGCAGGAGACCCGACCCGCCCACTTCGGGCTGCCCAGGAGCGCCGTGTCGGTGACGGAGGCGCAGCTCCAGGGCGTCGAGGAGGACCTCGGCTACCGGCTGCCCGGCCCCTACCGCTCCTTCCTCAAGGCCGCCGGCGGCTGCGCCCCGGTCGGCGTCGCCCTCGACGCGGAGCTGGGGCTCCTCGTCGACCAGCCGTTCTTCACGGTCCGCGACGAGGCGGGCGTCAACGACCTCGTGTACGTCAACAAGTGCCTGCGCGACCACCTGACCAAGGACTACCTGGGCGTCGCCTTCGTCCAGGGAGGGCTGCTGGCGGTCAGGACGCGGGGCGCCGGGGCGGGCTCGGTGTGGTTCTGCCCGTACGACGACGCCCGGGACGGCGACGGGTCGGCGATCGGGGAGCGCATGGAACGGCTCCTGCTGCCGTGCGGCGCGGACTTCGACGAGTTCCTGCTGCGGCTGGCGGGCAGCCCGCCGGAGCTGGAGACGGTGGCGAACCTGATGGTGGACGGCGGCTTCGCCCGCGCCGTCCCGGTCACGGGTGAAGGGTGA